In Parasteatoda tepidariorum isolate YZ-2023 chromosome 8, CAS_Ptep_4.0, whole genome shotgun sequence, the DNA window tttttcttaatattccATAAACTAAACATCTGCATCTGAACGGGTGACTCTtcttttttctggaaaaaaaagcatttataagaAAGTActgcattaattaaattttgaagagtaatatattttattttataaccatcgctgaaaaattgtttgggtttacgactattaatattcaactttgtagccctgtaattttgaacctaatccagaggacaaggaaaCACCTAGAGCCGAccagtctgtgtagggggcagggaactgtccttgcatcagaaaggttctgggttcgaatcagataaaggaattttataattgtatgcgaATATTTTTCAACTCGCCTTAAAAGTTCTCAAGTCAtggcgaaatattttaaaagtaaaatttacatttaagggGTTCAAATTTTGATCGTTCTCTTGAACAACTGTGTCGatcatatttcctagattgtaGCTACCCCCTATGTTTTGGGAGTTAGAAATCCTAANaaaaaaaaaaaaaagaaaaaagaaacacctagatcaagtgttgggagaaatttgccttcgtggaggactttttgaaggatctaactcgcatttgcgttatatagagaggaagaccacgagaacctcccacagttaccCTGACGGcaaaaggactctaacccatgatccgtctactactgtggtatgtgcaaaccggatgcggattcgtttcgagcagccatcgctggggattcgaacccggttcacgttatttgaaggcgaatgctctatcccttgagtcaTCGCAACTCAAAAAAGATGCATTGTAAGcaattaaacaatgaaaatgcTGATTAAATCTAGCAGTTTCTGCGTCGGACAGCTTAACTCCCACGGAtcttacaaaactaaaatagagtaaaaagcTGATTTCTatacatgcatttaaaataaacctattttaaaaagtaagtaaaaaaaagataagaaaaagcATGTAAAACTTACTaaacttttcttcaaattatccTTTTAGAAATacccaaaaagaaaaaataccatgtttttataaaaagccctcaatttttatgtttagtttttatgttcgttttttgtaacaaaaaaacctgttcaattttattcaaacgaaTCGTTAAATATAATGTTAGATGTATGAACAAATACATATCATTGAGAACATACTcttaaaatagtgttttaaatatacaatatctATTTTTACTCACACATACTACATTAGTATACCCAGGGTAACAAACAGGATCTCTTGGCATTAGGAAATTGGTGGCTTCTAACAATATCACGAGACCATGGTTATCTGGTTGTTTAGCCGGTATATCACGCTAATAAGCCGGTATCGCACTCTATAATGTACCGTCGTGTGGTCCCTAATTCGTCTATAATTTTGCGTTATTGTGTTgttgtttaatataatatatctgaaaaagtttaagaattatAAGTAAGTATTGGAAAAAGCTATAAGCAATTTAATATACTAGGAATATGtgatataattttctatttgaaacGGAATATTGATATTGCAGTTTGGTagctttataaaatacattgcaTCTATATTTATCTCAATTCTTGTTCCTGGAGTTATGGTTTAGAATttcaagaaggaaaaaaaaggaaaaagttgCTTAATGAATACAAcacaaaataatgcatatcaaatttattttattaatctcgctttaattttaagcatatacAGCATATTTATTATGCTACATAAATGGCTAGTATCAaagaaatttccaattttttcatttacatatcATTAACGTAACGTTAATTGTTTAAAGCAAACGAGACAAGTATAGAATTGTAATTTGATTGTACTGCGTGCTTATTCTTGaaaattcataacattttaatacgTTTGCGAATTAAACAATATACATGTTAATGTAGAGTTTTTAGTAATCTGGATCTCCAGGGCAGACGGCTCGGTCACAGCAATCAGGATATTTTCCGTTTCCTCGTACTTTCCTGCATTTAGATTCAGGGCGAAGTTGAAATGTTCCACacctgaaaataaatgaaaaaaaaaatctttaataactgagaaaatatcaaaattaatcttttcgaaaagcatttaagaaaaattgtttaagacaTAAATTGAACAACGCCAGATTACTTTCTCTAATATTTGCTTACTCTAGAAACTTTCTATGGAATCTTTCTCATTACTTTCTCTAGAATCTTTCTCATTACTTTCtctagaaacttttttaaatatatttgtttcgcGCGCACACCATTTCACGAATCCAAGAatggattattttaattttaattaattataatttttatttagttatttttatttgctttattttattatttcttatcttgcttttcaattttatttatttgattattttataatattaactgAAATGGCATCCACCTTTTTTTATACTCTAATTTTTAACGCCCTTACTATTCTTACAagaacaaaaagagaaaaattatctttttcagtagagtatttatttatttattataattcattattagttttatttctactttaaatttttaattcaatttatgttattactTTATGTCTTAAACAGTAGTCTCTTTGTCTGACANgttttataattatgattttttacacCCTCACTATTtctcaaacaaaacaaaaggtgagaaaataaacttttgaaatatgatttttattttttttattttttattaaaattttatttcttataattttatatattattcattttcaaattatatttattttattttttttctcgtaaaccAGGGTAacgttttcattttcttaaacatgatttaaattGCTCTGATACTTTCTGAAAATCAAAACCTGAAGGAGACGACTAAGTTCTGAGACAATTTTTATTGACTCCTAGGTTAAGGCACTGAGTTGTCATTTTGAATAACTGGGGAAGAATAATATGAATAACTATCCTCAGAAGTGACTTGAATCCCACACTGCTTTAAATCGAAGGGTGTTAGCTTGTGTGAGAAGTAAATGCGGCATGCGCGCAATACTGACGGCATTGCCTGAAATCATGTCACTGGTCACAAGTTTTAGATTCTTAAGCTCTGTGATCTCCTTTTTCAAAATGGGCTGTTGCGAGAATACTTTTATgtcgtatttatttaatttttattaatgtaattttatccaTTTACGCTGACTACATTACTATTGTGCCTTTAAGAAACGCTGTTTAGACAATAGAAATCGTAACCTGAATtacaaacttaaataatattgcagctgatgcatttttttttctttttagcaaataatattttcgctGAAATGTAAAACTCAACTTcctttcaataatttgaaaatctgCTCTAAAAACTctttaacaaaatgttataaaattactgatttttacTTACTACTTACTGATCTCCCACCCATTTACTGAAAACTTATGAATTATTTCCTTTGAactatctattttaatttatttaaaatttttaattaattaattgttgaaaACTTATGATTAGCACTGAttagctattaaaatttattaattaattattaaagtaattaaattatatataatttgcaaaaattgtaagatatcaataataattatttaaatgagcaAAAATCATAATAGACAAATaaagcagaaataaattattaactggtataaaacataataaataatgactTAGATTTTGCAATGAAAgctaataattagattttactatgaaattggtttaaaaaaaatttaataaacatttactagttaaaatcaattaaaaaattattcataattccttcgttttataattaattattagtataGTTTAACTTATAactatcttttgaaaattataaataaaaaattagtattttaggggaattataataaataatttgttaattgtaatcgcattatttttagttaatttctgatacttaataattagtaataactagttactaaaatttattaaaatttttaaagcatacataatttgtaaaatttgtaagttattaatttataacaataataattatttagagagTAAAAGTTATGATAAATAACTGACAAAGCAAAAAGTGCTATAATTAATTGGTATAAAACATAATaagtaataacttaaattttacaattaaagctaataattagttttaaaaatttgtaaaaataatttattactcaacaggaatgataaaaacaattcttatttactttattttacagttaGTTATTAGTACAGTTTGacttataagtaatttttgaaaattatgattaataatttattaatttaagtgaattataataaataatgaattaattataatcgcattacatttaatgaattatttcagttatgaaaaattattattttaatcttaccCTTTGCCAGCGGTTGCACCGTTTCCTACGCAAGTATTTATTCCACATCCATCCTCTATTTCCATTGGAAATGATTCCCcctttttgtatgtttttccTGCATACTCACAAgtctctaaaataataataataaaacaggtttttttttaaacaaaaacgaatataaataacaatgcCGTTTAATTCTAACAAACTATTAAATTGCTTATACTctaattttactgcaaaatgtccttgtatttttatgcatatatttatctatttttttattacaagaaatatATCTACTTATTAGTTAGATAATAAATGTGAATAAGCGAGTCTGAACTTGATTTGTACCGTACAGGCTTGCTGATTACCAAGATTTAATCTAATTGAACTTCTTAACTCTGGCGATCCAGAGGGTGCTATACTGACCATAGAAAAACTATCTAATCATTAACGTCTATTAGCATATTAAATTTCAGCATTAAAAGTCGTGTTCTGGTTACTTCGGCAgtggaaaaataagtaaaattatttataggactttaactttgtttaaattacataataagtAATGGAAAAGTAACATATTCAGTTTTTATCGTCTGTGTGgtagaaacattaaaataaagatttttattaatacttaggagaatttttaaaaaaaataaaaaattttattactaatagcAAGCTGTATCactgattaataataaaaggaaaatttcttaaataaattgtaaccATAGGACCATAGTtgtaagatttttcaaattaagacGCTAATTAAGTCATTTCCAttgatattaacaaaaaaaagagaaaaaagagcaTGCTATTGAACTATTCAAgacttttcaaatttagatgCTAATTAAGTCATTCCCAttgatattaacaaaaaaaaagaaaaaaagagcataCTAttgaacttttcaaatttagatgCTAATTAAGTCATTCCCATtgatattaactaaaataagaaCCGAAGTGCGCAAGGGGATGATCTGTTGAATCAAATTACTCCTCTCACTACCGAGTCTGGGGGGGGGAGGTGCATGGCACTAAGGAAACAAAAGAAGGGCATTTTCAAGAGGGTAGGTTTGAATACTTCTAGTTTTCATGAAAACTAACCATTTTCTCGAGAAAATTTGAGTTTGTCAATTGGATAAATTGTATATCTACAAAACGTAAGGATATCCGAAACGGTTTGCGAACGGAAACCTCATGCTACAATTTAAAGTGAATTTCCCAGAGTACAACCATAATATCAACCGACATGTAAGTCTGGTGTCTCGGGTAGTTCTCCTAGTAGCCGATCGGTACTTTGCTCTTCAATCTGAATCAAAATCTGATCTAAGTGTTTACTCAAGACACCTATTTGAAATATAGTAACCCCATAATCATAGTTATTGACAATGCTCCAGAAGAAAGTAGAGAGGAATTCTATTGACTTCATGGGAAACTCGGACATATTTACCGTCAGCTGACGTACCgtagagccattacattatgaccaccctccatctataacaatgggctcgcccagtttttcatggtttctcgcccaggaacaatgttttcatggggcacattagaaCCCATagtcctcatagaacaatccctgacgtctgtaagctacttgaacatagttgcagaccaggttctcCCATTCATGACAACAGTTTtccctgcgggggatggtgtttatcaacaggataatgcaccacgtcataagggtcgaaacgtcatggattggttcgaggaacattccagtgactttcaagtcatgtcttggccccatATTCACCGGATCTTAATCCattagagcatttgtggtcctacttggaaaaccaaattcgtgctgctacgttaccccctcgcaatgtgagggaattgcaagAACAGTTGgcgagcgcttggtaccagatacctcagactacctatcagagCCTTGTGgcatcaatgccacggcgggtgctagcagttttgagtcCCAAAGGTGGCcgtacatgttattagcagggtggtcataatgtaatggctcttcggtgtgcactaagtattgaaatatttgctgTGAAAGTCGACCACCAGAAAATGAGTCTTGATGTATGCTGAATATTAACGATCATGGTAAGAATGCCACGAAATGTTGAGCACGATCAGGTGACGTGGACAGACCCTGTGGTGGTTGACTTCTTTCCAAACATTACAACACAAAAACAAACCATGATATATTTGATACGCTCTTTGTTAGGTATTGTTCTCGAGTACCATGTTGAAGTTCGCGACACCCATCTGTCCACTATCAGTATGAGGGACAAATTTGCCTCCTacaccactgaggatatcttaCGTGCAAgctgggtgcagaattcgtatcgaccagccattgctgtgattcgaacctgggtaACCTCAATGTGAAGTAAGTGCTTTATCCCTTGAGCAACCACGACTCAGTAGGTAAACATCACGGCACTCAGGATTTGCAAACTCTTGTACAAGTATTCTTTGCAGCACATAGGGTTTACCTTTACTTAGTGgagaaaaagttagttttttccATTCAGAATGGCTTCGATTGTCTTTTGTTGATTTCGATTGtcgatttaaaaaacataaaaatctattaGAATATCAAATCTATCGCTTAAAAGTCATTTTGGTATAAGATTTGCTTTTCTCTAGTCACCAAAAGTTTTCTGGGTGGACTGGATGCTACGAGTTCTGTTTTAATTTGGCTGAATTATCTCTGTCAATTTGGAATTAAATTGGAATTCGTTTATAGGAgatgtaaaagaaaagaatgccTAGGCACCTTCCATTTGGGAATTTTTCTGATAAAGCGTCAAAGAAGATGTCATTTAGGTTTCCATGAAAAGTTATTTCTATGGTTT includes these proteins:
- the LOC122268251 gene encoding venom peptide MmKTx1; translation: MFRCTALLIFVGLALVLVAAEEETCEYAGKTYKKGESFPMEIEDGCGINTCVGNGATAGKGCGTFQLRPESKCRKVRGNGKYPDCCDRAVCPGDPDY